Proteins from one Erysipelothrix larvae genomic window:
- a CDS encoding MurR/RpiR family transcriptional regulator, giving the protein MLIDEYVLKEYANLNGTDIVIWTYIVANKKQCSRMSIDELAKRCNVSRTTITRFVKKIGLRGYSEFKVLLDWENQGTKTDKINDNMFDTMCDSVIKYVEGQRNKNYDSICKLIYESNQTYVYGSGDIQNAVSEQIRRMFLSGQKIVHNISGVTFDNAFYSLVNREDVVILISLSGDNKEIVNIAQRLKLNGNKIISITDFKDSKLSQLSDDSLYISTTDFTILERHATFKTTMLYFLLIEFLFIKYSIYKRERQLLEVVEI; this is encoded by the coding sequence ATGCTAATCGATGAATATGTACTAAAAGAGTATGCGAATTTAAATGGGACTGATATTGTAATTTGGACATATATTGTTGCAAATAAAAAGCAATGTTCTAGAATGAGTATTGATGAACTTGCGAAGCGTTGCAATGTTTCACGAACAACAATAACTAGATTTGTTAAAAAAATAGGGCTAAGAGGATATAGTGAATTTAAGGTTCTTTTAGATTGGGAGAATCAAGGAACCAAAACAGACAAAATAAATGATAACATGTTTGACACTATGTGTGATTCAGTAATTAAATACGTTGAGGGTCAAAGAAATAAAAATTATGATAGTATATGCAAGCTAATTTATGAATCTAATCAAACATATGTGTATGGATCAGGTGATATTCAAAATGCAGTCTCAGAGCAAATTCGACGCATGTTTTTGTCAGGACAGAAAATTGTTCATAACATTAGTGGAGTAACTTTTGATAATGCCTTTTATAGTTTAGTGAATAGAGAAGATGTTGTGATTCTAATATCTTTAAGTGGAGATAATAAGGAAATTGTAAATATCGCGCAAAGGCTTAAATTGAACGGAAACAAAATCATTTCGATTACTGACTTTAAAGATAGCAAACTTTCACAACTTAGTGATGACTCACTGTATATTTCGACAACTGATTTCACAATTTTAGAACGTCATGCAACTTTTAAGACAACTATGTTATATTTTTTGCTTATCGAGTTTTTATTCATTAAGTATAGTATCTACAAGAGAGAACGTCAGTTATTAGAAGTTGTCGAAATATAA
- a CDS encoding YccF domain-containing protein produces the protein MSVLGNLIWFIFCGFWQGLSWLLAGLFWCVTIIGIPFGLQCFKLAGLMFFPFGKEVIYGGGTMSLIANIFWIIFSGIPLALWALVNGLVLCLTIIGIPFGLQCFKFASLALMPFGTTVQKKTR, from the coding sequence ATGAGTGTGTTAGGGAATTTAATTTGGTTTATATTTTGTGGGTTCTGGCAAGGATTATCATGGTTATTAGCAGGACTTTTTTGGTGTGTCACAATTATCGGAATACCGTTTGGTCTACAATGTTTTAAATTAGCTGGGTTGATGTTTTTTCCCTTTGGAAAAGAAGTCATTTATGGCGGTGGTACCATGTCTTTAATTGCGAACATCTTTTGGATCATCTTTAGCGGGATTCCCTTAGCACTATGGGCACTGGTGAATGGTTTAGTTCTTTGTCTCACAATCATTGGAATTCCCTTTGGACTCCAATGCTTCAAGTTCGCATCCCTTGCTTTAATGCCTTTTGGCACAACGGTTCAAAAAAAGACACGCTAA
- a CDS encoding GNAT family N-acetyltransferase, whose translation MNTPTLHTDRLILRQFTIHDLDAFHEIFTDETVNTFLPWFIPKTREASLAELTQRFLSYYDADTSYRYAVCLKEENKPIGYITLGEPDSYDFGYAILSQYQKKGYITEGAHCILNTLSQTQIPYITATHDINNPASGEVMKKLGMKYQYSYTEFWEPKGYDVTFRLYQLNFDPNAHPYMKYWNLYKRHEIESL comes from the coding sequence ATGAATACACCTACACTTCATACAGATCGCTTGATCCTAAGACAATTTACGATTCATGACTTGGACGCATTTCATGAAATCTTTACAGATGAAACGGTAAACACCTTTTTACCTTGGTTTATTCCCAAAACACGTGAAGCTTCTTTAGCAGAGTTGACCCAGCGGTTTCTATCCTACTACGATGCTGACACCAGTTATCGTTATGCAGTGTGTTTAAAGGAAGAAAATAAACCCATTGGATATATAACCTTAGGTGAACCAGATAGCTATGATTTTGGCTATGCCATCTTATCTCAATATCAAAAAAAGGGTTATATCACAGAAGGTGCACACTGTATCTTGAATACACTCTCACAAACACAGATTCCATACATCACCGCGACCCACGACATCAACAATCCTGCAAGTGGTGAAGTCATGAAAAAGTTAGGCATGAAGTATCAATATTCTTATACTGAATTTTGGGAACCCAAAGGATATGATGTAACCTTTCGTTTATATCAATTGAATTTTGATCCCAATGCACACCCCTATATGAAATATTGGAATCTGTACAAACGACATGAAATTGAATCCTTATAA
- the mgtA gene encoding magnesium-translocating P-type ATPase — protein MKNNNNTLLELLKMSHDDFFSALPADKNGFSEEQAEAYIEEFGPNEIVGQKKKHPLIGFVNVLINPFNLVLIVVIIITLITDVIIPSTGKDYVTVGILTALVILSTLVSYIQDERSNKASEKLLDMVSNTTAVLRDGKFIEKPIDELALGDIIRLSAGDIIPADLRIISAKDLFLSQATLTGESQPVEKYVLFDEELVEQESDYTNLALMGTNVVSGTARGVVIRRGNETYLGSMSKSLENIKVINSFENSISTISKLLLRLMMIMVPVIFVLNGILKGDFVDAFVFALTVAVGLTPEMLPVVLTSGLSRGAINMAKHQTIVKSQSSISTFGEMDILCTDKTGTITQDEIILERYMDVTGEDDMRVLRHAYLNSTFQSGLKNLIDLAIIERAESYNMDDLVNYYDIVDEIPFDFSRRRMSVILEDSKGKRQLITKGAVEEILNLSKYIDRDGVVSEFDEETRKEAYEVYSQHNHDGLRMIAVAQKNNIPLDHEFGVEDESELVLIGFIGFLDPPKESAKPTIESLHNHGVDVVVITGDSLGVAKKVCSKVGIDTEYTVVGNEVEAMSDEALREAVSHCKLFAKISPIQKQRIVGAFQDNGHIVGYLGDGINDALALRKADVGISVDTAVDIAKESANIILLKKDLTVLEAGILEGRKTIVNMIKYLEMAVSGNFGNMISVIVASLFLPFLPLLPIHILVQNLLNDVAQLGIPFDHCAEEDLYLPRRLQSKTLQKFMILFGPLSSIFDITCFVVFYFVLNIHDATTFQTLWFTFGVISQATIIFVIRKKNPLNMFTEHPSLALVVASFVACALTVLIVTTPIAFTFDLVPVGAYNFQTVILIVFGYLLTTALVKRFFWDNDVH, from the coding sequence ATGAAGAATAACAATAATACATTATTGGAGCTGCTCAAAATGTCACACGATGACTTTTTTAGTGCGCTCCCAGCAGACAAAAACGGCTTTAGTGAAGAACAAGCTGAAGCATATATCGAAGAATTTGGGCCAAACGAAATCGTAGGTCAAAAAAAGAAACATCCATTGATTGGATTTGTAAACGTATTGATCAATCCTTTTAACCTTGTGTTGATTGTTGTCATAATTATTACATTAATCACCGATGTTATTATTCCAAGTACCGGAAAAGACTATGTTACTGTAGGGATTTTGACAGCACTGGTTATCTTATCAACACTTGTATCTTACATTCAAGACGAGCGGTCAAATAAAGCAAGTGAAAAACTATTGGACATGGTATCCAATACCACCGCTGTTTTAAGAGATGGAAAATTCATTGAAAAACCAATTGATGAACTCGCACTTGGAGACATCATTCGACTTTCTGCAGGAGATATCATCCCTGCTGATTTGCGAATTATCTCTGCAAAAGACTTATTCTTGTCACAAGCAACACTCACAGGAGAATCACAACCTGTTGAAAAGTATGTGCTTTTTGATGAAGAACTTGTTGAACAGGAATCCGATTACACAAACCTTGCACTCATGGGAACAAACGTAGTGAGTGGAACAGCACGGGGTGTAGTCATCCGAAGAGGAAATGAGACCTATCTTGGTTCCATGTCAAAATCACTTGAAAATATTAAAGTAATCAATAGCTTTGAAAACAGTATTTCCACAATATCAAAATTACTCTTACGATTAATGATGATTATGGTACCGGTAATCTTTGTACTCAATGGAATCTTAAAAGGCGACTTCGTGGATGCTTTTGTCTTTGCACTCACCGTTGCTGTTGGACTTACACCTGAAATGTTACCCGTTGTATTAACCAGTGGCCTTTCACGTGGTGCAATTAATATGGCAAAACACCAAACAATTGTGAAGTCTCAATCATCCATCTCTACCTTTGGAGAAATGGACATCCTTTGTACTGATAAAACAGGAACCATTACGCAAGATGAAATCATCCTTGAACGGTATATGGACGTAACAGGTGAAGATGATATGCGCGTATTACGCCATGCTTATCTCAACAGTACTTTCCAAAGTGGTCTCAAAAACTTAATTGACCTTGCAATCATTGAACGTGCTGAAAGCTACAACATGGACGACCTTGTGAATTACTATGACATTGTGGATGAAATCCCATTTGATTTCAGCCGTCGTCGTATGAGTGTTATCTTAGAAGATAGTAAAGGTAAACGCCAACTAATCACAAAAGGAGCTGTAGAAGAAATCTTAAACTTATCCAAATATATTGACCGCGATGGTGTTGTTTCTGAATTCGATGAAGAAACACGTAAAGAAGCGTATGAGGTGTATTCACAACACAATCATGATGGACTTCGTATGATTGCAGTCGCACAAAAAAACAACATTCCCCTTGACCATGAGTTTGGGGTTGAAGATGAGAGCGAACTTGTTCTTATTGGCTTTATTGGGTTCTTGGATCCTCCTAAAGAAAGTGCAAAACCAACGATCGAAAGCCTTCATAATCACGGCGTTGATGTTGTGGTTATTACCGGAGATAGTTTAGGTGTTGCGAAGAAAGTCTGTTCAAAGGTTGGCATTGATACTGAATATACTGTTGTCGGAAATGAAGTTGAAGCAATGAGTGATGAAGCGCTTCGCGAAGCGGTCAGTCATTGTAAACTCTTTGCGAAGATTTCACCGATTCAAAAACAACGCATTGTTGGTGCATTCCAAGATAACGGTCATATTGTTGGTTACTTGGGTGATGGGATTAATGATGCCCTTGCACTTCGTAAAGCAGACGTTGGAATCTCTGTAGATACTGCTGTGGATATTGCGAAAGAAAGTGCAAACATTATTCTTCTTAAAAAAGACCTTACCGTTCTTGAAGCAGGAATTCTTGAAGGGCGTAAGACCATTGTGAATATGATTAAATACTTAGAAATGGCAGTCAGCGGAAACTTTGGGAATATGATTTCAGTTATCGTCGCAAGTTTGTTCCTTCCATTTTTACCATTGCTTCCAATTCACATCCTTGTACAAAACTTACTCAACGATGTAGCACAACTTGGTATTCCATTTGACCATTGTGCTGAAGAAGATCTTTACTTACCACGACGTCTTCAAAGTAAAACGCTTCAAAAGTTTATGATTCTCTTTGGACCCTTAAGTTCAATCTTTGATATCACATGCTTTGTGGTATTCTACTTTGTACTTAACATTCACGATGCAACAACCTTCCAAACACTTTGGTTTACATTTGGGGTTATCTCACAAGCAACCATTATCTTTGTGATTCGCAAGAAGAATCCATTGAACATGTTTACAGAACATCCATCTCTTGCACTTGTTGTCGCATCCTTTGTGGCATGTGCATTGACCGTATTGATTGTGACAACACCGATTGCATTTACTTTTGATTTAGTACCAGTTGGCGCTTATAACTTCCAAACAGTCATCCTTATTGTCTTTGGATACTTACTCACAACCGCACTTGTGAAACGATTCTTCTGGGACAATGATGTTCATTAA
- a CDS encoding GNAT family N-acetyltransferase: protein MVKLIKLSSDYTKQIQDYKDAFNKRNESIHGCAGINHFPHVTDWIAQSLRDEHQDTVQPGFVPAFTYCLVDMKDQSLVGIVNIRTQLNESLRNFGGHIGYSIHPDKRGQGYGKLMLHLALEKCKTYGICDVLVTANDTNIASIKVIEGCGGQFENILFEEDTPIRRYWFHL, encoded by the coding sequence ATGGTCAAACTCATAAAACTATCGTCTGATTACACAAAGCAAATTCAAGACTATAAGGATGCCTTTAATAAGCGCAATGAATCCATTCATGGATGTGCCGGTATCAATCATTTTCCCCATGTTACAGATTGGATTGCACAATCACTGCGTGATGAACATCAGGACACTGTGCAACCTGGCTTTGTCCCTGCATTTACCTATTGTTTAGTTGATATGAAGGATCAATCACTTGTTGGGATCGTGAACATTCGAACACAATTGAATGAATCTTTACGAAACTTTGGGGGTCACATTGGTTATTCGATTCATCCAGATAAAAGAGGCCAGGGTTATGGTAAGTTAATGTTGCATCTTGCACTTGAAAAATGCAAAACGTATGGCATTTGTGATGTGTTAGTAACTGCTAACGATACGAATATCGCCTCAATTAAAGTTATTGAAGGCTGTGGTGGACAATTTGAAAACATTCTATTTGAAGAAGATACACCCATAAGACGCTATTGGTTTCATCTGTAA
- a CDS encoding immunoglobulin-like domain-containing protein yields MTKRKKILIASVCFLTVCAVIGGAYLHHYLSIDRREYALIVEGERSPVLEVFDDYEEKGAYVSVDGLRDDSIVVNIKSSLKTDGLGVYELLYWVEGREQLSKTRTVTIVDTQSPEIKLKGGTVNLLVGEEYKEPGYDVSDNYDTEIEDKVVVEGEVNTKNAGTYTLTYSVSDQSDNSHSVKREVIVTKPKPVVHVKPVEEKGEEVKVVVPKTGEVLKEITALKFSGDGFKLEGSHETLIQAVNLVNKDTQNTVTYDTQLSDHKYSVNINVTNLENGSYSVRGREIDNAPLTFNLDPLLKLGRGRVGNKLVTFTYPNNTLEIKVEDFAYQYDIALNVGHGGHDSGAINKYIYEKVMNLEVSLYEKQRYEEHGLKVYINRTSDTFGEVIGESEWKSLTRSAFSFGHYAAVSRIAYSNHHNSSASSLDGWEIIVSAPSTREQNAVEHAIGAEFDTLIPNMAKRNRLYTRDYDSERNFSKMNGEVYNFTTYYAIIRIPLENYNARSVLFEPIYISDMEDFRWYYQEGNWKTVSEVKIKHYVESLGLNYIAPASTQTPSEESAELPQEEPQSDTSNSETPQPDDAE; encoded by the coding sequence ATGACGAAACGAAAAAAGATATTAATCGCAAGTGTTTGTTTTTTAACTGTTTGTGCAGTGATTGGTGGAGCATACTTACACCACTACCTTTCAATAGATCGTCGTGAATATGCTCTGATTGTTGAAGGTGAACGCTCTCCAGTACTTGAAGTATTTGATGATTATGAAGAAAAAGGTGCTTACGTCAGTGTGGATGGATTGCGTGATGATTCAATTGTAGTGAACATCAAAAGCAGTTTAAAAACAGATGGCTTGGGTGTGTATGAGCTTTTGTATTGGGTTGAAGGTCGTGAGCAGCTATCAAAAACGCGCACAGTAACAATCGTGGATACCCAAAGTCCAGAAATTAAACTAAAGGGGGGCACTGTGAACCTTTTAGTTGGAGAAGAATATAAAGAACCAGGCTATGATGTGAGTGATAATTACGACACAGAAATTGAGGATAAAGTGGTTGTTGAGGGTGAAGTAAATACAAAAAATGCCGGAACGTATACCTTGACCTATTCTGTAAGTGATCAGTCTGATAACTCCCACAGTGTTAAACGTGAAGTTATTGTAACCAAACCAAAACCAGTCGTTCACGTAAAACCAGTAGAAGAAAAGGGTGAAGAAGTGAAGGTAGTTGTTCCAAAAACAGGGGAAGTTCTTAAAGAGATTACTGCGCTCAAATTCTCAGGGGATGGCTTTAAACTTGAAGGAAGCCATGAAACGCTGATTCAAGCAGTGAACCTTGTCAATAAGGATACCCAAAATACAGTGACATATGATACCCAACTCAGTGATCATAAGTATAGTGTGAATATCAATGTTACGAATCTAGAAAATGGAAGCTATAGTGTTCGAGGAAGAGAAATTGATAATGCACCCCTAACATTCAATTTGGATCCGCTTTTGAAACTGGGACGGGGTCGTGTCGGCAATAAACTGGTTACCTTTACTTATCCAAATAATACTCTTGAAATTAAAGTTGAAGATTTCGCTTATCAATATGACATCGCCCTTAATGTGGGTCATGGTGGTCATGATTCGGGTGCCATTAACAAATACATCTATGAAAAAGTAATGAATTTAGAAGTATCCTTATATGAAAAGCAACGCTATGAAGAACATGGACTTAAAGTTTACATCAATCGAACCAGTGATACCTTTGGTGAAGTGATTGGAGAGAGCGAATGGAAGTCCCTAACGCGCTCTGCGTTTAGTTTTGGACACTATGCTGCAGTTTCACGAATTGCCTACAGTAATCACCATAACAGCTCTGCATCAAGTCTTGATGGGTGGGAAATTATTGTATCAGCACCTTCAACACGAGAACAAAACGCGGTTGAACATGCAATTGGTGCCGAATTTGACACACTCATTCCAAACATGGCAAAACGAAATCGACTCTATACACGTGACTATGACTCAGAGCGAAACTTCTCTAAAATGAATGGCGAAGTGTATAACTTTACAACCTACTATGCGATTATTAGAATTCCTTTAGAAAACTATAATGCACGTTCTGTGTTATTTGAACCAATCTATATCAGTGATATGGAGGATTTCCGGTGGTATTATCAAGAAGGAAATTGGAAGACAGTCAGTGAAGTGAAGATTAAGCATTATGTTGAATCACTGGGACTCAACTATATTGCACCTGCATCAACACAAACACCAAGTGAAGAGAGTGCGGAGCTTCCTCAAGAAGAACCACAATCAGATACTTCAAATTCTGAAACACCTCAACCTGATGATGCTGAATAA
- a CDS encoding HAD family hydrolase, with product MINTVLFDLDGTLLKMNNDAFEHAYLGSLAKTVSHLIDPQHFIKSLWQATHKMVANDGSKTNEDVFYDTFRGLVGDAYEPLIPVIDDYYHNGFEAARSTIESSQEMIDAVEILKDKGIRLVIATNPMFPKIAVEKRVEWAKLNWEDFDHITHFEICHYCKPNPKYYEEIKQVCDLDPSFSMMVGNDAQEDLVAKTLGFKTYLVDDDLIHRGGDIDTDYQGSRKDFLEFVKGL from the coding sequence GTGATTAATACAGTATTATTTGATTTAGACGGAACATTATTAAAAATGAATAACGATGCTTTTGAACATGCATATCTTGGTTCGCTGGCAAAAACAGTATCCCATTTAATTGATCCCCAACATTTTATTAAGTCCTTGTGGCAAGCAACTCATAAAATGGTTGCGAATGATGGATCAAAAACAAATGAAGATGTATTCTATGATACCTTTAGAGGACTTGTTGGTGATGCATATGAACCCTTAATCCCAGTGATTGATGATTATTATCACAATGGATTTGAGGCAGCACGATCAACCATTGAGTCAAGTCAAGAAATGATTGACGCAGTTGAGATACTTAAAGACAAGGGCATTCGCTTGGTTATAGCAACCAATCCGATGTTTCCAAAGATTGCGGTTGAAAAGCGCGTCGAGTGGGCAAAATTGAATTGGGAAGATTTTGATCACATTACACATTTTGAGATTTGTCACTACTGCAAACCCAATCCGAAGTATTATGAAGAAATCAAACAGGTCTGTGATTTAGATCCAAGTTTTTCAATGATGGTTGGTAACGATGCCCAAGAGGATTTAGTTGCGAAGACATTAGGGTTTAAAACCTATCTTGTGGACGATGACTTGATTCATCGCGGTGGGGATATCGATACAGATTATCAAGGAAGCCGTAAAGACTTCTTAGAATTTGTGAAAGGCTTGTGA
- a CDS encoding zinc dependent phospholipase C family protein yields the protein MPNVVTHGLMALDVYNQLPPSTIKTAIKAHPKAYLLGSNGPDILFYYNVFPWQDQTLNKKVADYGNHVHSYKVDAFYNEAVSFINRLPDGKRKTILTAYLAGHLMHWSLDSTAHPFVFYRSGEIAGDTRFWHYRYESMLDSLMVLYVKRRKMTSLHATRFVDVSDDERRIIASFYSVMLERVFDIREDSEVIDSAIESMKKILVYLYDPRNIKLPLIKEYEKRFGEPWAFSSHLVSSDIDAKYDVLNLKHETWCNPTNAEDISTQSFVDLYNESIDLGIDGLSVLQELFDGSRHTIDSFTQGKCYDTGRLEGVPMKFYDSIYDK from the coding sequence ATGCCGAATGTTGTAACGCATGGATTGATGGCGCTTGATGTATATAATCAATTGCCACCTTCTACGATTAAAACAGCAATCAAGGCGCACCCAAAGGCGTATCTTTTAGGGAGCAACGGACCCGATATCTTGTTTTACTATAACGTTTTTCCATGGCAGGACCAAACGTTAAACAAGAAAGTTGCAGATTATGGCAACCATGTTCATTCATATAAAGTTGATGCTTTCTACAACGAAGCTGTTAGTTTTATTAATCGCTTGCCTGATGGGAAACGAAAAACGATTCTTACAGCTTATCTTGCAGGTCATTTAATGCACTGGTCATTAGATTCAACGGCACATCCGTTTGTATTCTATCGATCAGGTGAAATCGCAGGCGATACGAGATTTTGGCACTATCGTTATGAATCAATGCTTGATTCACTGATGGTGCTTTATGTGAAACGTCGTAAAATGACCAGCTTGCATGCGACTCGGTTTGTTGATGTTTCGGATGATGAACGTCGAATCATTGCATCATTCTATTCTGTAATGCTTGAGCGTGTTTTTGATATACGCGAGGATTCAGAAGTGATTGATTCCGCAATAGAGTCAATGAAGAAAATTTTGGTATACTTATATGATCCACGGAACATTAAGTTACCTTTAATAAAGGAATATGAAAAAAGATTTGGAGAACCCTGGGCTTTTTCAAGCCACCTCGTGAGTTCAGATATTGACGCGAAGTATGATGTCTTGAATTTGAAACACGAAACATGGTGTAATCCAACCAATGCTGAAGACATTTCAACACAGAGTTTTGTAGACCTCTACAACGAATCCATTGATTTAGGAATTGATGGTCTTTCAGTATTGCAGGAACTCTTTGATGGATCACGTCACACGATTGATTCATTCACCCAAGGAAAGTGTTACGATACTGGGCGTTTAGAAGGTGTTCCAATGAAGTTTTATGATAGTATTTATGATAAGTAG
- the hpf gene encoding ribosome hibernation-promoting factor, HPF/YfiA family: MLVYIHGKNVDITDAMHQRVEDKLKFMEKYFDLDDSYRANVVVSVYPDGQKVEVTITTKIGLLRAEVKHDDFYAALDLSVDKLEDQIRRHKTKLSRKNKESLAQSFLNLIEESENEDEPKLVRTKTIVAESMELNDAILNMELLGHSFFIYTDEETEDIAVVYKRKDGDYGLLEVERE, encoded by the coding sequence ATGCTAGTTTATATTCATGGTAAAAATGTAGATATCACAGATGCAATGCATCAACGCGTGGAAGATAAGTTGAAATTCATGGAGAAATATTTCGATCTTGATGATTCATATCGTGCAAACGTTGTTGTAAGTGTATATCCTGATGGCCAAAAAGTTGAGGTTACAATTACTACAAAAATTGGTTTATTACGAGCAGAAGTGAAACATGATGATTTCTATGCTGCACTTGATTTATCTGTAGACAAACTGGAAGATCAAATTCGCAGACACAAAACTAAATTATCACGTAAAAACAAAGAAAGTTTAGCGCAATCATTCTTGAATTTGATTGAAGAGTCTGAGAATGAAGACGAACCTAAATTAGTACGTACGAAGACAATCGTTGCGGAATCCATGGAATTGAATGACGCAATCTTAAATATGGAACTCTTAGGACACTCATTCTTCATATATACCGATGAAGAAACCGAAGACATCGCAGTTGTTTACAAACGTAAAGACGGCGATTATGGATTATTAGAAGTTGAACGTGAATAA
- a CDS encoding cell division protein SepF — MSIKSKLKNILTPIEDDEYIELSTEEAESLSDYEKPRANDGFKLPSNAQMVLFEPRSFEEAEEVAKYLKGNRAAVVNLHRLQRDFAQRTIDFLTGVVFALDGSIQKIGHNVILCTPKSIGVEGEISMSMDDFDN, encoded by the coding sequence ATGAGTATCAAATCGAAACTAAAAAATATCTTAACACCAATTGAAGATGACGAATATATTGAATTAAGCACTGAAGAAGCAGAAAGCTTGAGTGATTACGAGAAACCACGTGCAAATGATGGATTTAAATTACCATCCAATGCACAAATGGTTTTATTCGAACCACGTTCTTTTGAAGAAGCAGAAGAAGTTGCGAAATACCTTAAAGGAAATAGAGCAGCTGTTGTGAATCTTCACCGTTTGCAAAGAGATTTTGCACAAAGAACCATCGATTTTCTGACTGGCGTTGTCTTTGCTTTAGATGGATCAATCCAAAAAATTGGTCACAATGTAATTTTGTGTACACCAAAATCAATCGGTGTTGAAGGCGAAATTAGCATGAGCATGGACGATTTCGATAACTAA
- a CDS encoding DivIVA domain-containing protein yields the protein MKDRFRIMRSGYDRFEVDQYLSSLEGQLEELKLRSEAYLSQSHATQKQLELQKVRYQQLVKEIAARERALDQLSRDALKEANKIVGTANQNADLIVREALSAARQILVEISRISSESHLLREELGVKLKKLETVVEGLELPEAPNVKLFSDDHDRSSQ from the coding sequence ATGAAGGACCGCTTTAGAATCATGCGAAGTGGGTACGATCGCTTTGAAGTTGATCAGTATCTTTCTTCACTTGAAGGTCAATTAGAGGAGCTTAAGTTACGTTCAGAAGCTTATTTATCTCAAAGCCATGCGACCCAAAAACAATTGGAGTTGCAAAAGGTTCGTTATCAGCAATTGGTCAAAGAAATCGCAGCGCGTGAGCGTGCATTAGACCAACTCTCTCGAGATGCTTTGAAAGAAGCCAACAAGATTGTTGGGACTGCAAATCAAAACGCAGATCTCATTGTACGAGAAGCATTATCCGCTGCACGACAAATTTTGGTTGAAATTTCGCGAATTTCCAGTGAATCCCACTTGTTACGCGAAGAATTGGGTGTTAAACTTAAGAAGTTAGAAACAGTGGTCGAAGGGTTAGAACTCCCTGAAGCCCCAAATGTTAAATTATTTAGCGATGATCACGACAGGTCTTCACAATAA